A genomic window from Plasmodium coatneyi strain Hackeri chromosome 13, complete sequence includes:
- a CDS encoding Proteasome subunit — translation MEGFEEIENAYKEIEEEIIKTVEGLCGGNYLQIKDEVIMPHMSESLINKIIMLNRHINDNSNEEEFEKKVTNEKVMQINDKLIYLVCDYYINKKEIDNLINFTSSNENYFNVLPQAKTAKLIRNIVEKISKKIKNVSTLYIIFKKYMNWAYEKKRNFLRCRIEVKIIILFILKQKYKTALSLIERLLKEVKKVDDKTLLLELYIVETKIYMLLKNSTKMKASLTFAKNIANTINTAIYINSEIDLLSGILFIYEKDYRSAYIYLYECYETLYTYIYNSHNNTLDFLSKKNNDFYAVIIHNIINTSTISSQNKTKSISQISPFLLSFYTFYEYYDSSNSILNLDEANICSGNPSLIYSDVICSISSSYQQLEEEKVYCITNPIELNYEMVKNLTFDNYGNLIEAKSSTNIVDNSVFTFPEGTSVSGNFGMNLNIENLKIIVPLKYMLLCKILEENNRKDINNILCEQNKLNYIPNKEIQILLEISKCYENRSLDIFENVIKVNIFLINVDKVIYNYLKELYELLLEKNILKIIEAYSCIDLHYIGQKLNLDLDKIISKLSEMILDKKLNATLDQNVGILILYEDMPETKTYQNVLEIINNLTESVDILYEKAQLTV, via the coding sequence ATGGAAGGCTTCGAAGAAATTGAGAACGCGTACAAGGAGATAGAGGAGGAGATAATAAAGACGGTGGAAGGGCTGTGCGGGGGCAATTACCTGCAAATCAAGGATGAAGTGATCATGCCACACATGAGCGAAAGCCTGATcaacaaaattattatgttgAACAGACACATCAACGATAACAGCAACGAGGAAGAATTCGAGAAAAAAGTGACGAACGAAAAGGTGATGCAGATAAATGACAAGTTGATATATCTAGTATGCGATTACTATatcaacaaaaaggagattGACAATTTAATTAACTTTACGTCCAGCAATGAGAACTATTTTAATGTGTTACCTCAAGCGAAAACAGCCAAGTTGATAAGGAACATTGTGGAGAAGATATCAAAAAAGATCAAGAACGTGAGTACgctgtatataatatttaaaaagtacaTGAATTGGGCatatgaaaagaaaaggaattttttaagATGCCGCATAGAAgtgaaaataattattttgtttatcCTAAAGCAGAAGTATAAAACGGCTCTGAGTTTAATCGAACGGTTGTTGAAGGAGGTGAAGAAAGTGGACGACAAGACGTTGTTACTCGAACTGTACATTGTGGAAACTAAAATTTACATGCTGCTAAAGAATTCGACCAAGATGAAAGCATCACTGACCTTTGCGAAGAACATTGCGAATACGATAAACACGGCTATTTATATAAATAGCGAAATAGACTTACTCTCTggaatattatttatatatgagAAGGATTACAGAAGTGCGTACATTTACTTGTACGAATGTTATGAAACGTTGTACacgtatatttataataGCCACAATAACACATTGGACTTTCTGAGCAAAAAGAATAACGACTTTTACGCGGTTATTATACATAACATAATTAACACAAGTACCATATCGTCGCAAAATAAGACGAAAAGTATAAGTCAAATTAGCCCGTTCTTACTGTCCTTTTACACCTTTTATGAGTACTACGATAGTAGTAACAGTATTCTCAATTTGGACGAAGCTAATATTTGCTCAGGAAATCCCAGCCTAATATACAGCGATGTGATATGTAGTATCAGCTCTAGTTACCAACAactggaggaagaaaaggtgtactGCATTACCAACCCAATTGAGCTAAATTATGAAATGGTTAAAAATTTGACTTTTGATAATTATGGCAATTTAATAGAAGCCAAATCGAGTACCAACATTGTGGATAATTCTGTTTTTACCTTTCCCGAAGGTACTTCTGTAAGTGGTAATTTTGGCATGAATTTAAATAtcgaaaatttaaaaattattgtcCCTTTGAAGTATATGcttttgtgcaaaattttggaaGAAAACAACAGGAAAGACAtcaataatattttatgtgaacagaataaattaaattacaTTCCAAATAAGGAAATTCAAATTTTGCTGGAAATATCCAAATGTTACGAGAACAGATCACTTGATATATTTGAGAATGTAATTAaagttaatatttttttgataaaTGTGGACAAAGTGATTTACAACTACTTGAAGGAGCTGTACGAATTGCTGCTCGagaagaatattttaaaaattatcgAAGCGTATAGCTGCATCGACTTGCACTATATCGGCCAGAAACTTAACCTAGACTTGGACAAAATTATCTCCAAGCTGTCTGAAATGATTTTGGACAAGAAGCTCAACGCCACGCTTGACCAGAACGTCGGAATTTTGATTCTCTATGAGGACATGCCCGAGACGAAGACGTACCAGAACGTTCTGGAAATCATAAACAATTTGACCGAGTCGGTCGATATACTTTACGAGAAGGCGCAGCTGACGGTGTAG